The Paenibacillus dendritiformis region TTGGCTGTGCCAGGATATGCGGGAATGGAATGCGGGCGAGCCGGCAGACGCGGTCGTGTCGTTCTGCGACTGCCTGAATTACATTACGGAAGAGGCGGATGTACGGAAGGTGTTCGCGGCGACGTACCGGCAGCTGCGGCCCGGCGGCGTCTTCTTGTTCGATGTGCATCATCCGCGCCAGTTCGAGTCGTACGCCGACGGGCAGCCATTTGCATATGACGACGATGATCTGGCATACATCTGGTTCTGCGATTATGACGAGGCGAGGCGGGAGATCGAGCATCAGCTGACATTTTTCATTCGACAAGATGCAGGCTCCCTGTTCGAACGGGTCGACGAAGCCCATGTCCAGCGCGCCTATGAGACGGAAGCGATGGCGTCCTGGCTGCGCGAGGCCGGATTTGCCCGGGTGGACATGTACGCCGACTTCGGATGGAACCCGCCGGACGGCCAGTCCGCGCGCATTTTCTATGCCGCGGTGAAGGAATAGCCGGATATCAACCGGCGGATAGGCGACAATCGTTGACAATATCCTTAATTTTCATTATGATATAACTACTTGCGTAAGCTGGGCAAGGTTATGCATACAATTGAAGAAGTGCAATAAGACTGTGATGAGGATTAGTAGCTCGATGCGCGCATCGCACAGAGAGCCGGCGGTTGGTGGAAGCCGGTGATGGGCAGGAGCGAACTCGCCTCGGAGTCTCGCAGCCGAACGGCAGGGAGGCTGTGACGATTCACCGGCGTTAACGGTGCAGAGGGAGTGGAAGGCAAAGCATGCCTTTCGCTAACTAGGGTGGTACCACGGGAATTGAACCTCTCGTCCCTAGCGTTTTCGCTAAGGGCGGGAGGTTTTTTGCTGTATCGGAATAGATAAGCGGCAGGCACGCGTGACGTTCCGGTTGCAGCGCCATGAACCTGGCCCGGTACCCGGCCGTGTCCCGCGGATACGGAACGGAAGCGGGAGGTTACCGCACGAATCGGGCGGATTGGCGCCTGATTCGCCTGAGGGGGCAGGAAGGGCCCGTCTCTTGCGGTTCAAGCATGATGATATTCGCATAAGGTGCGGGGCGGGCTGCGCGCGCAGCCTTCGCCGGGCACGGCAAGGAGGATAACGGATGAGTCAAGAAGTCAATCAGCCGCATGGCTATCAACCGCAAATTTTGGAGAAGAAGTGGCAGCAGTACTGGGAGGAGCACAAGACGTTCGCTACGGAGGAGAGCTCTAGCAAGCCGAAGTTCTACGCGCTCGACATGTTCCCGTATCCTTCGGGCGCAGGGCTGCACGTGGGCCACCCGGAAGGATATACGGCGACCGACATCATTTCCCGATTCAAGCGCATGAAGGGGTATAATGTGCTTCATCCCATGGGCTGGGATGCGTTCGGCCTTCCGGCTGAGCAGCATGCGCTCGACACGGGCGAGCATCCGCGCGACATTACGGTGAAGAACATCAACAATTTCCGCCGCCAGATTAAGTCGCTCGGCTTCTCTTATGACTGGGACCGGGAGATCAGCACGACCGATCCCGACTATTACAAATGGACCCAGTGGATCTTCATCCAGCTCTACAAGCGCGGACTCGCGTATGAAGCGGAGATTCCGGTGAACTGGTGCCCGGCGCTCGGCACGGTGCTGGCGAACGAGGAAGTCATCGACGGCAAGTCGGAACGCGGCGGCCATCCGGTCATTCGCAAGCCGATGCGGCAATGGGTGCTGAAGATTACGGAATATGCGGAGCGGCTGCTCGAAGATCTGGATGAGCTGGATTGGCCGGAGAGCCTGAAGGATATGCAGCGCAATTGGATCGGACGCTCCGAAGGGGCAGAGGTCCGCTTCGCCATCGACGGACATGAGGACCATATCATCGTGTTCACGACCCGGCCGGACACGCTGTTCGGCGCGACATACTGCGTATTGGCGCCGGAGCACGATCTGGTTGGCCGGATCACGACTGCCGGGCAGCAAGCGGCGGTTCAAGCTTACCAGGAGCAGGCTGCCCGCAAGAGCGACCTGGAGCGGACGGATCTCGCGAAGGAGAAGACAGGGGTGTTCACCGGCGCGTATGCGATCAACCCGGTGAACGGAGCGAAGCTCCCGATCTGGATTGCCGATTATGTGCTTGCCGGCTATGGAACCGGGGCCATCATGGCCGTTCCGGGCCATGACCAGCGGGATTGGGAATTCGCGAAGCAATTCGAGCTGCCGATCGTGGAAGTCGTCTCCGGAGGAGATGTGACGAAGGAAGTGTTCAGCGGCGACGGGCCGCACGTGAACTCGGACTTCCTGAACGGGCTCGGGAACGCCCAGGCGATTGCCCGCATGAATGAGTGGCTGACTGCGGAAGGCGTCGGCCAGCCTAAAGTTACGTACCGTCTGCGCGATTGGCTGTTCAGCCGCCAGCGGTATTGGGGGGAGCCGATTCCGATTATTCATCTGGAAGACGGCACCATGAAGCCGATTCCGGAGTCGGAGCTGCCGCTGATGCTGCCGGATGTCGATCACATCCAGCCTTCGGGCACCGGAGAATCGCCGCTCGCGAACGTCACCGAGTGGGTGGATACGGTCGATGCGGAGACCGGGATGCGTGCGCGCCGCGAGACGAACACGATGCCGCAGTGGGCCGGAAGCTGCTGGTACTATCTGCGCTACATCGATCCGAAGAACGAGAAGGAGCTGTGCTCCAAGGAGAAGCAGGCCGAATGGCTGCCGGTCGATCTGTATATCGGCGGGGTCGAGCATGCGGTCCTTCACTTGCTGTATGCGCGCTTCTGGCATAAGGTGCTCTACGATATCGGCGTCGTCGATACGAAGGAGCCATTCCAGAAGCTGGTCAACCAGGGGATGATTCTCGGCACGAACGGCGAGAAAATGTCCAAATCCCGCGGCAATGTCATCAATCCGGATGATATCGTCAATGAATTCGGCGCGGATACGCTGCGGATGTATGAAATGTTCATGGGGCCGCTCGAAATTACGAAGCCGTGGAACGAGAAGGGCGTCGAAGGCATGTTCCGCTTCCTGAACCGGATCTGGCGCCTGTTCATTGCGGAGGACGGCCAATTGAACAGCAAGATTACGGACGGGCCGGGAGAAGACGGCTTCATCCGCACCTGGCACAAGACCGTGAAGAAAGTGACCGAGGATATGGAGGCGATGCGCTTCAATACGGCCATCAGCCAATTGATGATCTTCATTAATGACGCGTACAAGGCCGAGACGCTGCCGCGCCAAGCGATGGAGAACTTCGTGCAGCTGCTGTCTCCGCTCGCTCCTCATATCGCCGAGGAATTGTGGCAGCGCTTGGGGCATGGAGAATCCATCACGTATGTGCCGTGGCCATCGTATGACGAAGCATTGACGGTTGACGCCGAAGTGGAGATCGTCATTCAAGTGAACGGCAAGATAGCGGATCGGATTCGCATCGCCGCCGATGCGGACGAAGCCGCCATGCAGGAAAAAGCGATGTCTCTGCCGAACGTTCAGGAGGCCATTGCTGGCAAGACCGTCCGTAAAGTCATCGCTGTCAAAGGCCGGCTCGTCAATATTGTGGTCGGTTAACCTCCTGTTCGGCGAATTGGGAGTGAACCTTTTCCAGGTCCTCTTCATATTTCGCGTGGGTGACATGAATGAGCTGGTGGAACATATCTGCCAGCTCTTTATTCATCAAGCGGAGCGCCTCGGCGGTGATGCCGCCGGGGACAGCTACCCGCTGCTGCAGCTGTTCCGGAGTGAAGCCTCCTTCCGTCAGGAGCTTCCCGGTGCCGAGCAGCATCTCGCAGGCGAGACGCGACGCTTCGTCCCGGCCGATTCCGGTCGCTTCCGTGGCGGCATCGATCCACCGCTGCAGGAAGAAAGCGATGAACGCGGGACCGCAGCTGGACAAGTCGGAAGAGATGCGGGTGTACTTCTCATCGATGCATAGCGGTTGGCTGATGGACGACATGAGCCGTTCCAGGAGCTCCCGATCATCCGTCTGAATCCGGCTGCCGTACATACAGAGCGAAGCGCCGCTTCGGACGTAACTTGTGATGCTCGGGATGATTTTCGCCACTTTGCAGGGCAGCTGCCGCTCCAGGTGCTCAAGCAGCACCGGGCTCGTAATCGACACCAGGATGAGATCCGGGCGCGCGGCATGCTGTATCTCCTTCA contains the following coding sequences:
- a CDS encoding class I SAM-dependent DNA methyltransferase, producing the protein MESYGRFAAVYDRLMEDMPYDAWVEFAEEAWRRYMPSKPERIVDLGCGTGNIALPLAARGYALAGIDLSETMLAVAEQKAASAPVKSGSIRWLCQDMREWNAGEPADAVVSFCDCLNYITEEADVRKVFAATYRQLRPGGVFLFDVHHPRQFESYADGQPFAYDDDDLAYIWFCDYDEARREIEHQLTFFIRQDAGSLFERVDEAHVQRAYETEAMASWLREAGFARVDMYADFGWNPPDGQSARIFYAAVKE
- the leuS gene encoding leucine--tRNA ligase, which produces MSQEVNQPHGYQPQILEKKWQQYWEEHKTFATEESSSKPKFYALDMFPYPSGAGLHVGHPEGYTATDIISRFKRMKGYNVLHPMGWDAFGLPAEQHALDTGEHPRDITVKNINNFRRQIKSLGFSYDWDREISTTDPDYYKWTQWIFIQLYKRGLAYEAEIPVNWCPALGTVLANEEVIDGKSERGGHPVIRKPMRQWVLKITEYAERLLEDLDELDWPESLKDMQRNWIGRSEGAEVRFAIDGHEDHIIVFTTRPDTLFGATYCVLAPEHDLVGRITTAGQQAAVQAYQEQAARKSDLERTDLAKEKTGVFTGAYAINPVNGAKLPIWIADYVLAGYGTGAIMAVPGHDQRDWEFAKQFELPIVEVVSGGDVTKEVFSGDGPHVNSDFLNGLGNAQAIARMNEWLTAEGVGQPKVTYRLRDWLFSRQRYWGEPIPIIHLEDGTMKPIPESELPLMLPDVDHIQPSGTGESPLANVTEWVDTVDAETGMRARRETNTMPQWAGSCWYYLRYIDPKNEKELCSKEKQAEWLPVDLYIGGVEHAVLHLLYARFWHKVLYDIGVVDTKEPFQKLVNQGMILGTNGEKMSKSRGNVINPDDIVNEFGADTLRMYEMFMGPLEITKPWNEKGVEGMFRFLNRIWRLFIAEDGQLNSKITDGPGEDGFIRTWHKTVKKVTEDMEAMRFNTAISQLMIFINDAYKAETLPRQAMENFVQLLSPLAPHIAEELWQRLGHGESITYVPWPSYDEALTVDAEVEIVIQVNGKIADRIRIAADADEAAMQEKAMSLPNVQEAIAGKTVRKVIAVKGRLVNIVVG
- the comER gene encoding late competence protein ComER, with product MKVGFIGTGSMGTTLIDALIQSGAVTPEQVIASSRTMDKVQRLASQHPGLQVSPSNAETVRSSDIVFLCVKPLEFKPVLKEIQHAARPDLILVSITSPVLLEHLERQLPCKVAKIIPSITSYVRSGASLCMYGSRIQTDDRELLERLMSSISQPLCIDEKYTRISSDLSSCGPAFIAFFLQRWIDAATEATGIGRDEASRLACEMLLGTGKLLTEGGFTPEQLQQRVAVPGGITAEALRLMNKELADMFHQLIHVTHAKYEEDLEKVHSQFAEQEVNRPQY